A single Rattus norvegicus strain BN/NHsdMcwi chromosome 5, GRCr8, whole genome shotgun sequence DNA region contains:
- the LOC134487095 gene encoding LOW QUALITY PROTEIN: uncharacterized protein LOC134487095 (The sequence of the model RefSeq protein was modified relative to this genomic sequence to represent the inferred CDS: inserted 1 base in 1 codon): MPNHQFGSQTDSSGQAKETDIRPPCRKRPNRQIMRNLAKKIKATRLEPKTKTRQTPTWTQLKTLTAQAKEVLKATHAPETTTLLFVAMLRVMSAPTALGESXWAYLPKPPILHPVGWEVSDHIKVLTNHTLVIGGSPDFHLLKNSSGYVDFEGKSDSLPICFSFSPSVPVGCFQVGKRVFNRDTPSLNNIKPDGKGNGRRMWELWMTTVSDKEEKRQHYTTAKNLPPRYPHYKTAFKKDALWEGDENAFPRWLPCAFPDNGVRFSPLGAARLLWDFSMSSPDKDQSNYLSSNSKPYGNYVPPVGKLIKRWYDAGWVEPTWFWEPLHRDLPDRQNKPLIEHPELFRLVASSEKLLLKKTGAADYDAVSVSACVTYPYAILVGLPQLIIIDKVESIFSIKCTSCKLINCIDSTVSGSVILIVRRPPYVLLPVDLGDEPWFDDSAIQTIRYATGLIRAKRFVTALILSITALIAIVTSFAVSTTALVKEMQIATFVNDLHKNVTLTLSEQKIIDLKLETRLNALEEVVLELGRDVTNIKTRMATRCHANYDFICVILLPYNATEK, translated from the exons ATGCCGAATCACCAATTTGGGTCCCAGACAGACTCATCAGGCCAGGCAAAGGAAACAGACATCCGTCCCCCATGCCGAAAGAGGCCGAACCGCCAGATAATGCGGAACCTGGCCAAAAAGATCAAGGCGACTCGCCTagagccaaaaacaaaaacacgcCAGACGCCGACGTGGACACAGCTTAAAACCCTGACAGCTCAGGCAAAGGAAGTATTGAAGGCTACACATGCCCCGGAAACGACAACCTTGCTGTTTGTGGCTATGCTTAGAGTCATGAGTGCGCCCACCGCTTTAGGGGAAA TTTGGGCTTACTTACCAAAGCCACCCATATTACATCCTGTAGGGTGGGAGGTGTCGGATCACATCAAGGTTTTAACCAATCACACATTAGTGATAGGGGGATCGCCTGACTTTCACCTTCTAAAGAACAGCTCGGGTTATGTAGATTTTGAGGGAAAGTCCGATTCTCTGCCaatttgcttctctttctccccttcggTGCCAGTGGGCTGTTTTCAAGTGGGAAAAAGGGTGTTTAACAGAGATACCCCCTCCTTGAACAATATCAAACCAGATGGAAAGGGCAATGGGCGGCGTATGTGGGAATTGTGGATGACCACCGTGAgcgataaagaagaaaaaagacaacattataCCACAGCAAAGAATCTTCCGCCGCGCTACCCCCATTACAAAACAGCATTTAAAAAGGACGCCCTTTGGGAGGGAGATGAGAATGCTTTCCCGCGCTGGCTTCCATGTGCCTTCCCTGACAATGGGGTAAGATTCTCTCCCTTAGGCGCTGCTAGACTTCTCTGGGACTTCTCCATGTCCTCACCTGATAAAGATCAGAGCAATTATCTCTCCTCCAACTCAAAACCTTATGGGAACTACGTGCCTCCAGTTGGAAAACTGATCAAAAGATGGTATGATGCGGGGTGGGTAGAACCGACATGGTTCTGGGAGCCACTCCACAGAGACCTCCCTGATAGACAGAACAAACCACTGATAGAACATCCAGAACTGTTCCGACTGGTTGCTTCTAGTGAGAAACTTTTGCTGAAGAAAACAGGAGCTGCTGATTATGATGCTGTTTCAGTTTCTGCTTGTGTTACCTATCCCTATGCAATATTAGTAGGATTGCCACAATTAATTATCATAGATAAGGTTGAATCTATTTTTAGTATTAAGTGTACATCATGCAAGCTGATTAATTGCATTGATTCCACTGTATCGGGATCTGTTATATTGATTGTCAGGAGACCTCCTTATGTTTTGTTACCGGTAGACTTGGGAGATGAGCCATGGTTTGATGATTCTGCCATCCAGACTATTAGGTATGCCACGGGTTTGATTAGGGCAAAAAGATTTGTAACAGCCTTAATTCTAAGTATAACCGCTTTGATAGCTATTGTTACTTCTTTTGCTGTTTCTACTACTGCTTTGGTTAAGGAAATGCAGATTGCCACTTTTGTTAATGATCTCCATAAGAATGTTACCCTTACATTATCAGAACAGAAGATTATAGATTTGAAATTAGAAACTAGATTAAATGCCCTAGAAGAGGTAGTATTAGAATTAGGACGAGATGTTACAAACATTAAGACTAGGATGGCCACACGCTGTCACGctaattatgattttatttgtgtGATTCTTTTACCTTATAATGCTacagaaaaatga